In Elaeis guineensis isolate ETL-2024a chromosome 1, EG11, whole genome shotgun sequence, a genomic segment contains:
- the LOC105033453 gene encoding pre-mRNA-processing-splicing factor 8A isoform X1, whose product MWNSGAASSSSQMPPPPPPPVAPPGTTGGSGVPPPPAVQPSYSIPPSPAELEAQLVEKARKWHQLNSKRYGDKRKFGFVEAQKEDMPPEHVRKIIRDHGDMSSKKYRHDKRVYLGALKFVPHAVYKLLENMPMPWEQVRNVKVLYHITGAITFVNEIPWVVEPIYLAQWGTMWIMMRREKRDRRHFKRMRFPPFDDEEPPLDYADNLLDVDPLEAIQLELDEEEDSAVYTWFYDHKPLVKTKLINGPSYRKWHLSLPIMATLHRLAGQLLSDLIDRNYFYLFDMESFFTAKALNMCIPGGPKFEPLYRDMEKGDEDWNEFNDINKLIIRQPLRTEYRIAFPHLYNNRPRKVKLGIYHTPMIMFIKAEDPDLPAFYYDPLINPITSINKVDRREKKVYEEDDEDDFCLPDGVEPLLQSTQLYTDTTAAGISLLFAPRPFNTRSGRTRRAEDIPLVSEWYKEHCPPSYPVKVRVSYQKLLKCFVLNELHHRPPKAQKKKHLFRSLQATKFFQTTELDWAEAGLQVCKQGYNMLNLLIHRKNLNYLHLDYNFNLKPVKTLTTKERKKSRFGNAFHLCREILRLTKLVVDANIQFRLGNVDAFQLADGLQYIFAHVGQLTGMYRYKYRLMRQIRMCKDLKHLIYYRFNTGPVGKGPGCGFWAPMWRVWLFFLRGIVPLLERWLGNLLARQFEGRHSKGVAKTVTKQRVESHFDLELRAAVMHDVLDAMPEGIKQNKARTILQHLSEAWRCWKANIPWKVPGLPVPIENMILRYVKSKADWWTNVAHYNRERIRRGATVDKTVCRKNLGRLTRLWLKAEQERQHNYLKDGPYVTPEEAVAIYTTTVHWLESRKFSPIPFPPLSYKHDTKLLILALERLKESYSVAVRLNQLQREELGLIEQAYDNPHEALSRIKRHLLTQRAFKEVGIEFMDLYSYLIPVYEIEPLEKITDAYLDQYLWYEGDKRHLFPNWVKPADSEPPPLLVYKWCQGINNLQGIWDTSDGQCVVMLQTKFEKFFEKIDLTMLNRLLRLVLDHNIADYVTAKNNVVLSYKDMSHTNSYGLIRGLQFASFVVQYYGLVLDLLLLGLTRASEIAGPPQMPNEFITYADTKIETRHPIRLYSRYIDKVHILFRFTHEEARDLIQRYLTEHPDPNNENMVGYNNKKCWPRDARMRLMKHDVNLGRSVFWDMKNRLPRSITTLEWENSFVSVYSKDNPNLLFSMCGFEVRILPKIRMTQEAFSNTKDGVWNLQNEQTKERTAIAFLRVDDEHMKVFENRVRQILMSSGSTTFTKIVNKWNTALIGLMTYFREATVHTQELLDLLVKCENKIQTRIKIGLNSKMPSRFPPVIFYTPKEIGGLGMLSMGHILIPQSDLRYSQQTDVGVTHFRSGMSHEEDQLIPNLYRYIQPWESEFIDSQRVWAEYALKRQEAQSQNRRLTLEDLEDSWDRGIPRINTLFQKDRHTLAYDKGWRVRTDFKQYQVLKQNPFWWTHQRHDGKLWNLNNYRTDVIQALGGVEGILEHTLFKGTYFPTWEGLFWEKASGFEESMKYKKLTNAQRSGLNQIPNRRFTLWWSPTINRANVYVGFQVQLDLTGIFMHGKIPTLKISLIQIFRAHLWQKVHESVVMDLCQVLDQELDALEIETVQKETIHPRKSYKMNSSCADILLFAAHRWPMSKPSLVAESKDVFDQKASNKYWIDVQLRWGDYDSHDIERYTRAKFMDYTTDNMSIYPSPTGVMIGIDLAYNLHSAFGNWFPGSKPLLAQAMNKIMKSNPALYVLRERIRKGLQLYSSEPTEPYLSSQNYGEIFSNQIIWFVDDTNVYRVTIHKTFEGNLTTKPINGAIFIFNPRTGQLFLKVIHTSVWAGQKRLGQLAKWKTAEEVAALVRSLPVEEQPKQIIVTRKGMLDPLEVHLLDFPNIVIKGSELQLPFQACLKIEKFGDLILKATEPQMVLFNIYDDWLKSISSYTAFSRLILILRALHVNNEKAKMLLKPDKTIITEPHHIWPTLTDDQWMKVCNKTCKTYDFLFSLIKNCGLLIANLIQVEVALRDLILSDYAKKNNVNTSALTQSEIRDIILGAEITPPSQQRQQIAEIEKQAKEASQLTAVTTRTTNVHGDELIVTTTSPYEQQAFGSKTDWRVRAISATNLYLRVNHIYVNSDDIKETGYTYIMPKNILKKFICIADLRTQIAGYLYGLSPQDNPQVKEIRCIVMAPQWGTHQQVHLPSSLPEHDFLNDLEPLGWMHTQPNELPQLSPQDVTCHARILENNKQWDGEKCIILTCSFTPGSCSLTAYKLTPSGYEWGRVNKDTGSNPHGYLPTHYEKVQMLLSDRFLGFYMVPDNGPWNYNFMGVKHTVSMRYGVKLGTPRDYYHEDHRPTHFLEFSNLEEGDTADADREDTFT is encoded by the exons atgtgGAATAGCGGAGCGGCGTCGTCGTCGTCTCAGATGCCGCCGCCTCCGCCGCCGCCGGTGGCGCCTCCCGGGACGACGGGAGGGTCAGGCGTCCCCCCGCCGCCTGCAGTGCAGCCCTCCTATAGCATACCACCATCTCCGGCGGAGCTGGAGGCGCAGCTGGTGGAGAAGGCCAGGAAGTGGCACCAGCTCAACTCAAAGAGGTACGGGGACAAGAGAAAGTTCGGCTTTGTCGAGGCCCAGAAGGAGGACATGCCCCCTGAGCACGTCAGGAAGATCATCAG AGATCATGGAGACATGTCCTCCAAGAAGTACCGTCATGACAAACGTGTCTATCTTGGGGCTCTGAAATTTGTTCCTCATGCAGTGTACAAGCTTCTTGAAAACATGCCTATGCCCTGGGAGCAG GTTCGTAATGTGAAAGTTTTGTATCACATAACTGGTGCAATCACATTTGTGAATGAGATTCCTTGGGTGGTTGAACCCATATATTTAGCACAG TGGGGTACAATGTGGATTATGAtgcgaagagagaagagagaccgAAGGCACTTCAAAAGAATGCGATTTCCTCCTTTTGATGATGAGGAACCTCCATTGGATTATGCAGACAATTTATTAGATGTGGATCCGTTGGAGGCTATTCAGCTGGAATtagatgaagaagaagattcTGCCGTATATACATGGTTCTATGATCATAAACCTCTTGTAAAAACAAAGCTTATAAATGGTCCAAGTTACAGAAAGTGGCATCTTTCACTTCCAATCATGGCAACTCTTCATCGGCTTGCAGGACAGCTGCTCTCCGATTTGATTGATCGAAACTATTTTTACTTGTTTGATATGGAGTCGTTTTTCACTGCCAAAGCGCTGAATATGTGCATACCAG GAGGCCCCAAGTTTGAGCCACTGTACCGTGATATGGAAAAAGGAGATGAGGATTGGAATGAATTTAATGACATTAATAAACTCATTATTCGCCAGCCACTCAGAACAGAATACAGAATAGCATTTCCTCATCTATACAACAATAGGCCAAGGAAAGTGAAGCTTGGCATATATCATACTCCTATGATAATGTTTATTAAAGCCGAGGATCCTGATTTACCTGCATTCTACTATGATCCTCTGATTAACCCCATTACTTCCATCAACAAGGTTGACCGACGGGAGAAGAAAGTTTATGAAGAGGATGATGAGGATGATTTTTGTCTTCCAGATGGAGTTGAACCTCTACTGCAAAGCACTCAACTATATACTGATACTACGGCTGCTGGTATCTCATTGTTGTTTGCACCACGCCCATTCAACACGAGATCTGGTCGTACTAGGCGAGCTGAAGATATACCCCTTGTATCAGAATGGTACAAGGAGCACTG CCCTCCATCATACCCAGTTAAAGTTCGTGTTAGTTATCAAAAGTTATTGAAGTGTTTTGTATTGAATGAGTTGCATCATCGACCTCCAAAGGCACAAAAAAAGAAACACTTGTTCCGATCACTCCAAGCAACTAAATTCTTTCAAACAACAGAACTGGATTGGGCAGAAGCAGGTTTACAAGTTTGTAAGCAAGGATACAATATGCTAAATCTGTTGATTCACAGAAAGAATCTTAACTATCTTCACCTTGATTATAATTTCAATTTGAAACCTGTAAAGACACTGACCACAAAGGAGCGGAAGAAGTCGCGATTTGGAAATGCATTCCATCTATGTCGTGAAATTTTGCGACTGACAAAGCTTGTCGTTGATGCCAATATTCAGTTCCGTCTGGGCAATGTTGATGCCTTTCAGTTGGCTGATGGCTTGCAGTATATATTTGCACATGTTGGCCAGCTGACTGGAATGTACCGTTACAAATACCGACTGATGCGGCAGATCAGAATGTGTAAAGACTTGAAGCACCTGATTTACTACCGATTCAATACTGGTCCTGTTGGGAAAGGTCCTGGCTGTGGCTTTTGGGCCCCTATGTGGAGGGTGTGGTTGTTTTTCCTTCGTGGCATTGTGCCCTTGTTAGAAAGATGGTTGGGCAATTTGCTTGCACGCCAATTTGAGGGTCGCCATTCCAAAGGAGTTGCCAAGACTGTTACAAAGCAACGTGTTGAGAGTCACTTTGACTTGGAACTCCGAGCTGCTGTTATGCATGATGTTCTTGATGCGATGCCAG AGGGCATTAAGCAGAACAAGGCTAGGACTATTTTGCAACACCTAAGTGAGGCATGGCGTTGTTGGAAAGCCAACATACCATGGAAG GTTCCAGGACTGCCAGTGCCTATCGAAAACATGATTCTTCGTTATGTGAAGTCCAAGGCAGATTGGTGGACCAATGTTGCTCACTACAATCGAGAGCGTATTAGAAGAGGTGCAACAGTTGATAAGACTGTATGTAGAAAGAATCTAGGAAGGTTGACTCGTTTGTGGCTAAAAGCTGAGCAG GAAAGGCAACACAATTACTTGAAAGATGGTCCATATGTCACCCCTGAAGAAGCAGTTGCTATCTACACTACAACAGTTCATTGGCTGGAGTCAAGAAAGTTTTCTCCTATACCATTTCCACCTTTATCATACAAACATGACACTAAACTTCTTATCCTGGCACTAGAAAGGCTGAAAGAGTCTTATAGTGTGGCAGTGAGATTGAATCAATTACAAAGGGAAGAACTGGGTCTGATTGAACAAGCCTATGACAATCCACATGAGGCATTGTCAAGGATAAAGCGGCACCTGCTTACACAGCGTGCATTTAAAGAG GTTGGCATTGAGTTCATGGATTTGTATAGTTACCTGATTCCTGTGTATGAAATTGAACCTCTGGAGAAAATTACGGATGCATATCTTGATCAATATTTATGGTATGAAGGTGACAAGCGGCACCTTTTCCCTAATTGGGTCAAGCCTGCTGATTCGGAGCCACCTCCTCTTCTTGTCTACAAATGGTGTCAAGGTATAAACAACTTACAGGGCATATGGGACACAAGTGATGGACAGTGTGTTGTGATGCTGCAAACAAAGTTTGAAAAGTTCTTTGAGAAAATTGACTTGACCATGTTAAACAG GCTTCTTCGTTTGGTTCTTGACCACAATATTGCTGATTATGTCACAGCTAAAAACAATGTGGTGTTGTCATACAAGGATATGAGTCATACAAACTCATATGGTCTCATTCGGGGTCTTCAATTTGCTTCATTTGTTGTGCAATATTATGGGCTTGTGTTAGATCTTTTACTTCTTGGTTTAACTAGAGCCAGTGAAATTGCTGGTCCTCCTCAGATGCCCAATGAGTTCATTACTTATGCAGACACCAAAATTGAGACCAGGCATCCTATTCGGTTATATTCACGATACATTGACAAAGTACATATTTTGTTCCGCTTCACTCATGAGGAGGCACGAGATCTGATTCAGCGATATCTTACAGAGCATCCAGATCCAAACAATGAAAATatggttggatataataataagaAATGTTGGCCAAGGGATGCAAGAATGAGACTGATGAAACATGAtg TCAACCTTGGGCGAAGTGTTTTTTGGGATATGAAGAATCGATTACCTCGAAGTATCACAACATTGGAGTGGGAAAACAGCTTTGTCTCTGTTTACAGCAAGGATAACCCCAATCTGCTATTCAGCAT GTGTGGATTTGAGGTCCGCATATTGCCAAAGATAAGAATGACTCAAGAGGCATTTAGCAACACTAAAGATGGAGTTTGGAACTTGCAAAATGAGCAGACCAAAGAGAGAACAGCAATAGCTTTCTTACGTGTTGATGATGAACATATGAAGGTGTTTGAGAATCGTGTGAGGCAGATTCTTATGTCCTCAGGATCAACAACATTTACTAAGATAGTCAACAAATGGAATACTGCTCTTATTG GTCTTATGACCTATTTTCGTGAAGCAACTGTGCACACACAGGAGCTATTAGATCTGCTGGTCAAGTGTGAAAATAAGATCCAAACTCGTATCAAGATTGGACTGAATTCGAAGATGCCTAgcag GTTTCCTCCTGTCATCTTTTACACACCTAAAGAAATAGGGGGCCTTGGTATGTTGTCAATGGGTCACATTTTGATCCCACAAAGTGATCTAAGGTATAGTCAACAGACGGATGTTGGGGTTACACATTTCCGTAGTGGTATGAGCCACGAGGAGGATCAGCTTATTCCAAACCTTTACCGCTACATACAG CCCTGGGAGAGCGAATTCATTGATTCACAACGTGTTTGGGCGGAATACGCTTTAAAGAGGCAGGAAGCACAATCACAAAATAGACGATTAACCCTTGAAGATCTTGAG GATTCCTGGGATAGGGGGATACCTCGGATCAACacccttttccaaaaagatcgtCATACTCTGGCATATGACAAAGGGTGGAGAGTACGAACTGATTTTAAGCAATATCAAGTGTTGAAGCAAAATCCATTTTGGTGGACCCACCAGCGACATGATGGCAAGCTTTGGAACTTGAATAATTATCGGACTGATGTCATCCAAGCACTTGGGGGAGTCGAGGGGATTCTAGAACACACATTATTTAAAGGGACATA TTTCCCAACTTGGGAAGGTCTCTTTTGGGAGAAGGCATCAGGATTTGAGGAGTCCATGAAATATAAGAAGCTTACAAATGCACAACGGTCTGGGCTGAATCAAATCCCAAACCGAAGGTTCACTTTGTGGTGGTCTCCTACCATAAATCGTGCAAATGTGTATGTAGGCTTCCaggtgcaacttgatcttacaggAATATTCATGCATGGAAAGATACCTACATTGAAGATATCTTTGATTCAGATATTTCGTGCTCATCTTTGGCAAAAGGTTCATGAGAGTGTTGTTATGGATCTCTGCCAAGTTCTGGATCAGGAGTTGGATGCATTAGAAATTGAAACTGTACAGAAAGAGACCATCCACCCAAGAAAGAGTTACAAGATGAACAGTTCTTGTGCTGATATTCTTCTTTTCGCTGCACATAGATGGCCAATGTCTAAACCAAGCCTAGTTGCTGAGTCGAAAGATGTGTTTGATCAGAAAGCAAGCAATAAATACTGGATAGATGTGCAACTTCGTTGGGGAGACTATGATTCACATGATATAGAACGTTACACGAGGGCGAAATTTATGGATTACACAACTGACAACATGTCCATATATCCATCTCCCACTg GTGTGATGATTGGAATTGATTTAGCATATAATCTGCACTCAGCCTTTGGCAATTGGTTCCCTGGTTCAAAGCCTTTGCTGGCTCAAGCAATGAACAAAATAATGAAG TCAAATCCAGCATTATATGTTTTGAGGGAGCGGATAAGGAAGGGTCTACAACTGTAttcatctgaacctactgaaccatatctttcatctcaaaactaTGGGGAGATCTTCAGCAACCAAATCATATGGTTTGTTGATGACACGAATGTATATCGTGTTACAATCCATAAAACTTTCGAGGGAAATCTCACTACAAAACCCATCAATGGTGCCATCTTTATTTTCAACCCAAGGACAGGGCAGCTGTTTCTCAAG GTGATCCACACCAGTGTGTGGGCAGGGCAAAAGCGTCTTGGGCAGTTGGCAAAATGGAAAACTGCAGAGGAGGTGGCTGCTCTTGTGCGGTCGTTGCCAGTCGAAGAGCAACCAAAGCAAATTATTGTGACCCGTAAAGGGATGTTGGATCCTTTGGAGGTCCATTTGCTTGATTTCCCCAACATTGTGATCAAGGGGAGTGAGCTTCAGTTGCCTTTCCAGGCTTGCTTGAAAATTGAGAAGTTTGGCGATTTGATTCTGAAGGCTACTGAACCTCAGATGGTTCTTTTCAATATTTATGATGATTGGTTGAAAAGTATTTCATCGTACACTGCCTTCTCTCGTCTTATCTTGATTCTACGGGCACTCCATGTGAACAACGAGAAGGCAAAGATGTTACTGAAGCCTGACAAAACAATCATCACTGAACCACACCATATCTGGCCTACACTTACAGATGATCAGTGGATGAAGGTATGTAACAAAACATGCAAAACCTATGATTTTTTATTCTCATTGATTAAAAACTGTGGATTGCTTATAGCAAATTTGATTCAGGTGGAAGTTGCACTGAGAGATCTCATACTTTCTGACTATGCTAAGAAGAACAACGTGAACACTTCTGCGCTAACACAGTCTGAAATTCGTGATATAATTCTTGGTGCTGAGATAACTCCACCCTCACAGCAGAGACAACAGATTGCTGAAATTGAAAAACAG GCCAAAGAAGCTAGTCAATTGACTGCAGTTACAACAAGGACAACAAATGTGCATGGGGATGAACTTATAGTCACCACAACCAGTCCCTATGAACAACAAGCATTTGGTTCTAAAACCGACTGGCGTGTTAGGGCTATATCGGCAACAAATCTTTATCTTCgtgtcaatcatatttatgtaaactcaGATGACATTAAG GAGACTGGATACACTTACATCATGCCTAAGAACATATTAAAGAAGTTCATCTGCATAGCAGATCTACGAACACAGATTGCAGGATATCTATATGGGTTAAGCCCCCAAGATAATCCACAGGTGAAGGAGATCCGTTGCATAGTCATGGCACCACAATGGGGGACTCATCAGCAGGTCCATCTCCCATCATCTCTTCCAGAGCATGATTTCTTGAATGACCTGGAGCCATTGGGATGGATGCATACTCAGCCTAACGAGCTTCCCCAACTCTCTCCTCAG GATGTTACATGTCATGCGCGAATTCTAGAGAACAACAAACAATGGGATGGCGAGAAGTGCATCATTTTGACATGTAGCTTCACTCCAGGATCCTGCTCATTGACAGCATATAAACTCACGCCATCAGGTTATGAATGGGGCCGTGTCAACAAGGACACTGGAAGCAATCCACATGGCTACCTGCCAACACATTATGAAAAGGTGCAGATGCTTCTCAGTGACCGGTTCTTGGGATTCTACATG GTTCCAGATAATGGTCCCTGGAATTACAACTTCATGGGGGTAAAGCACACAGTAAGTATGCGATATGGTGTAAAGCTTGGAACACCTCGAGACTACTATCACGAAGACCATAGGCCGACACATTTTCTCGAGTTCAGTAATTTGGAAGAGGGGGACACTGCAGATGCAGACAGAGAGGATACCTTTACGTAG